A window of Kwoniella pini CBS 10737 chromosome 9, complete sequence genomic DNA:
GATTGAAATGCTCTTCGATGAAGCAATAAAAGTATTGAGCTTATATCAAAAAAAAGGATAATATCAAGAAAGTACAATAAGATTGAAGTGgattgatgttgaattcATGTCGCCTACATTACGTGTACGGTGCGGTGCTCGGATATATCCCTAATCTCCGTTGAAACGCTTGACTACACATGTGGCACTCATCACCGTAAcaaaaatatcatatatcCCTTCTGCAGGACATCCTCCTACAGGAAGACGATGGACGATTTTCGAGAAGAGTGCCTACATATTGATTAAAGGACTGTATCATTACTTTGAGGATGTCATAGCAGTGGGATCATCCCATAGCCTGTATACGCACGTAAAACAAGCGTCAGCAACATCCGGCTTCCCATCATACGCGAGTACACTACACTCTCAGCCAGTATGCATGGACAACTTTCATAGCGGTCTCGAGGACCAACTGTATTTGTAAGACTTCTCTGTGATCGTTATGGTACTTGTTTCTCGTATCTATGTCTCAAATTTGTCCGATCGGCTGAAATGCCGAATACCACTGTTTTTATGTTTGTACACTACTTTAATGTCTCATCACATGCCGCGTTCGATGCATGACGatgattatcatttctATTACGACTACATCAAATTTCTCCTCGCTCGGTCTCTACATTTCAAGCACCCTCCTCATTATCGATACTGTTGACTGATTCGATAACATTCAAGCAGGCGACACATCCGGTGACTACCACACTGGCGTGTAACTCGCATATGGCGCCCTCGGCTCTTTCATCAAGTCAGGGTCTATGACGCCGAAAGACAAACGAGTCGTCCGGTTCGGAGTATTCATCCCCATCTTTAACTTGTATCCGATCAATAATATCGTAACTTTCGCTATACATACCACTACATTCAAAGCATGGCAGGGtaatcaatttcactaCAATACATTCCATCCAACCCCCTGTTGAACCCACAGCCTTCAATACCTATCTTAAAGTGGACACAACAAGCGAAAGTGGATGTTACAGCCCATAGATTCCCTTCGCACAAATTCGCTCAGGAATTTACATAATGTCACAATATCCTGATTCGAATTCCAGAGGAGGTCCATCAAATTATGATTCTTCTCCACTTAGCGCTGCAGGTAATGGTAAGAATCTACCACCTTGGTTAAATGGCAAAGATGGTCCACCTCAAGGTTGGATGCCTTCATGGGACAAAGTACCTATGTCAGATTCACAATCACGTCCACAAGAGAATCCAAATTGGTATGCTGgacaaattgaaattccagAAGGATCAGATCAACAATCCGAATATCTTCCTacatcatattcatctcAAAGCCGTTTCAAACATCCAGGTCAAGGTCCTCATATTCTTTCACAATCTCATTCTACGCCAATCTCCCAAGATGGATCTGATTTCGTATCACCAAAAAACCCGTCGTCGAAGGCAAggaaatcaattgatacaCCAGAAAGAGACGGAGTAGACTTGAAACCGAAATCTGATACGAACACCAATGCGGTTTCAGCAGCAgggaaaaagagaaaaaggaaatctCAGGTAGTCGGAGATgcttcaattgatgatatatccGTACCTTCGCCGTTAGAGGATGGAGACAAAGATAAAGACAAAGATAAGGAGAAAAGAACTAAGACTGGTCGAGCCTGTGATGCTTGTGTGAGTATTGACTACGGAAATCAGTACTTCTGACAGAAAGCTTGCTGATGCACTAGTAGCGTACGAAAAAGATTAGATGTGACATCTTACCGTCGGAAGAATCGACGTCAGGTTTGGATTCTCAGCCAATTTGCGCACATTGCAAGCAAAGTAACCTAGAATGTACTTTCTTTTTACCCATCACCGAGACTagattcaagaagaagcgTCAAGCAGGTGAGCTCATTACTTATACTCGATTCTGAGGATGCAAGAAGCCCCTCCCCTAAGTCATTTAATTTGCTTGCATAGCCAAAGAAGTCAAGGAACCCCCCTCAGCTTCTCAGCAACCTACCTCTCTTCCTCAGGTTGCTGCCGATGTAGCGGGAGGTAGTCCCGGGTCATATGATTATGAGAATTTGGGTGGCGGACCGTCGAAAAGCAAAGATTGGGGAGGTGGGCGTGTTGAGGGTGAGCAGAAGTTCCATTTCTATTCAGTCGTATTTCACACTGAAGAAATTTCTAGGGCCTACATCGATTGCGTTCCTATTGCATACGACCATCCCTACCATCCCTTCGGAAGCTTTTGATTTGCGCCATCACAATTCGTGGGAAGTACTAGAGGATGGCAATGGGGTCATTCGAGTGAATGCACCTCCGACCGCACCTGCACATGCCGACGCAGATCCTTCTGATCCCACAAGAGCACATAACAGGCTCAACAAACCAGTTTTATCCGGGCAAACAATGTCATTACTCGTCAATGCTTACTTCAAGGAGGTAGCTCCTCTTTTTCCAATCATCTCAAGATCAGAATTTGCAGCGAGGACTACGCCTAGTCCTTTACTTCTCTACTCAATTTGCGGCTTAGGCGCGACTAGGAGACAGTTTCCTAGAGAGATCTTTGCGGGAGTCAGGGGCGTCATCAATGGATTATTGAGGAGTAACGATATCTTGAGTGATGCCAGGTTTGAGAATGTCCAAGCGCTGGTAAGTACGAAATGATGTATCAAGCCACAACGGGTCAGAACATTGGGCTGATACGGTGACGTAGTTGCTCTTAGCACAAGTCGGTGATTTGCATGCTCAACCTACCGCAGCCACCGCTAGTGCGTCACTCATCAGGACAGGTGCAGCGATCAGGATGGTCAGTATTCACTTCTTAGCGGTAACCATTTTGCTAATCATTGTCACAGGCTCAAGACCTTGGACTACATCGAGAATCAGCGGTACGAGCTATCGGGCCTCGAGACTTAGAATATGTGGAACTGAGGCGGAGAGTGTGGGCAACATGTGTGATTATGGATAGATGGTAAGTATATTCATCACAGCGGGAGGTAGTCCGTTCGCTCACGCCTTAGAAACATCAGGTACGGGGCGGCATTGGGGATACCTCTTTTGGTGGATTTACTGGACTGCGATGTACTCTTACCTGCGCCATATCAAATATCTACGCTGACCGAACCGCACGAGTGGCCGCTGGAGTTCAGTTTCATGGGTCTGGGAGAACACCTTAAATTGTCAATCTTGATGGGCCGAgttctgaagatgatatattcACCGACGGGATTGAAGCATACCACTGATGCTCAGTTGGCTGGACTGGTTGATGATATGGAGAAGTGGAAAGCAGATCTACCCGAGGGTCTCCAGTTCAAAGGGAAAGATAGTTCACATGTCGTGGGTAAGTAGGCAGCTCTCTTTGATTCACTTGTGCTGTTTTTCAATCTCTAATTATCCATCCAACAATGTTTAGGCCTTCTTCATCTAGGCTATACTGCCCTGCAATTCCTCTTTTGGCGGGTCTTTATGCGGATCACTTACTCTTGTCCACctcatttgaaattttccCTTCAAATCTCTCATTGGTCCAAGATGATTGAATGGTCCAGAGAATGCCTTGAATGGTTAGATGCCAATGACGATGCTTTGGACACTCTGTTCATCTTCCCTTACGCCGCCACGTCATGCGCGTTGATACAGTATCATACATGGGCCAGGAGGGGAGATGATAGTGCACTGGCAACGCTCAAGCTGGTGAAGCAAACTGCAACAAGATGGGAACATGCTGTACAGCCAGGTAAGTTGATTCAGAAAAACGGCACTGCAAACCAGTTGACGATATCCGAGTATAGACCAAATGTCGATTCGAAGAAAGACTTGCGAAACTATGACGCTGTTATACGAAGCAGCCCTGAAAACTGATCCGGAGAGCCATGAAATGCGACAAGCACCTAAATTACCTGCGAACCCTACAGCTGGAGTCATACCACGTCAAAGTGGGTCAGTGAAATTACAGttcaagaaagatgaaagtaGACAAGGTGGAGGAGTTTTTGTAGCTGAAACAGAACAAGAAATAATTGCTTCAGGACTTCGACAAGGAGATGTGGTTTTAGCTTCTGATATTAGTGAAGGtaaaaagaaggaattagAAACTCAAATTGCCGGTCAGGAGAATCATCTTCGTGTAGGAAGAcagattgaagaagaaagtcaGAGCTTACAACGTGAGCAGCAGACTGATCAAAGTCGAAATCGATCTTCAAATGGAGAATTGAATGGAAACATCAATGCTTTCCAGCAAAGTCTACCTAAAGAAACTTATAATGTCAATCCACTCATCACTACAAATGGATCGTATAGCAAGTATGGCATGAGTTACAGTCAAGATGGAAATGCATCGAATCTTGGGGAGGGAATGATGGATGTAACCAGGCAGGTGGGTATAATCTCACTTGATAGTGTTCGTGATGAATTTTGTGGAGATGTGAGGGTTGATTGTCATATTTGTGATAGGCTCAACACTATGCTATGCCGAGTTACCCACCTATACAAGAATtgcaacaacaacagcagcagcaatTGCAAAACTACCCAATGAATTCCCATCAACAGATGTATCAAAATATGCCTAATTCTTATAGTGGTAGTAGTAGCATGGCTAATGGGAATAGTGAAAATACTGGATATGTTCCGGGTCAACAGCCATATCAACCGGGAGGTATGAATCAACCTATGCCTGGAGTCGGAGTTGGACCAACAGGAAATTTAGATCCCGGTTTCTTAGATTCTTTACCTGTTAGTACGTTTGATTGGGAAAGTTGGTCtgattattttgataaattctTACCAAACGCCAACCAAAATTTTGAGACTATGCAATAGGTGGTTGCATTTGAGATGATTTCGTGTCGGAACATATTTGTTGTTTTGTTCTGGTACTTCGttttttgtatttattcaaaatcattaaatgTTAGTATCTTATAATTTTGTATGAACAATcaaatgtatatatattgtACTTGATAATTAATATACAATACATTCTTTTTTCTCATAATCGAATAAGACTATTGAATCAACTACAACCACCTGGTACAGCTTCATATTCAAATCCATCATAATCATGAAtatttttaactttttcatttgatgCAGATTCAGGATCAAATGTATGATCTAACCATTCTTTAACTAATtttttagctaattcaatACCAATTACTCTTTGACCTAAACATAAGATTTGAgcattatttgattttattaatcTTTCAACTGAAAATGAATCATGTGCAACTGATGCTCTTATTCCTGGAACTTTATTTGCTGAAATTGCAACACCCATACCTTCAAAAACagaataatgaattaattagCAATTGATTAAAAGTTGGTAAAACAAAGTTAAAGAGTTTCTAGAAAGGTGATCAAAAATGTGCGAAATTTACtataatgaaaaaaagcAAGAATAGATCCATCCTCACTCACCTGTTCCACAAACTAATAATCCCCTATTTGCTTCTccatttattattttccTAGCTGCATCAACAGCTACATGAGGATAAGCagttttttcaattttgccttcatcatttttatgTACTCCAACATCGATTACTCCTTTGACACGCTTATCAGATTCTAATAGATCTtttaaagctgatttgtaTTCGTGACCTGCATCATCACAAGCCAAAACTATTGTGTAAGGTGGTTGTGACACTACAACGTATGAAGATTAACTTTTGTGATTAATGCGATAGTAAGATGAACTTACTCGTAATTGACACCCGTTTTATTCAGCTTTGGATAGAGATGATTAAGTTATTACAAGGATGATTATGGgattcaaattccaattcttAGCTGAAATACAAAAAAGCTACACGATAATTCAGATACTCGAATAGATCAATTAACACGACGTCACATATCCATTAGTCTCTCGTCTAAAACTGCTATCCAATAATTTTATGCGACTCATAGCTTTCAGGCATGTACACGAGAGAATCACATGACCGAATGATAGACTCTCACCGTACGTAAAATCTCATGtctaaaattaaatgtgcaatgatgataatgtcGGACCGAAAATACATCATGATTCCTTGCAAGGTGTGATTTATTATTCCGGGTGACCGATTGACCGGGGGAATAATTGCGGAGAGATAACGCTTTTATCTCTACGGTATGATGGGGTTGATGGTTCCTGAATACACGAACATACGGTCCGGAATTTACTAAATTCAACCTTACCCGGGGTATTTCAATATGGGGCCTTGGTGGAGGTCCTCTGCTAAATCAATTCTACCGAAGTATGAATTATGGTCATATGGTATACCTGTACATATTCCCACTAATACATGTGTATACGAGAATTTCATTCCCGGTGTGTATAATTCGGTTAACCTCGTGGTTATTGACAAATCCATGTCCGGAATGATGTAACTGGTATCTATCTATTTACAGGTTTATCCATGATGATGGATTGTAAAGACTAGATCaatatttgtttttttgcTTTTGTCATTCTGAAATATAGACGTCTAAGTAGAATCATCGCTGTCATATTCAGAACTACCACTACTATCTCTACTTCGACCTGATCAACATACTTGTCAATCGACATGACAGATAGACATATTTTTCCTGATCACACAACCCTAGTTTTCAGATCTTTAAAAGGTCTTGTAGCTGCTAATCcatatttaaatttaattcctTCACTTAAAGTAGTTTATAGAGCAGATCATGATTCTTCTAAAGTTTCTTTAATCTGTGGTGGTGGTTCAGGACATGAACCCGGAACAGTTGGATTTGTTGGAAAAGGTTTACTTTCTGCTAGTGTAGCTGGTGATGTCTTTGCTAGTCCAAGTGCTAGACAAGTTAACGCTGCTATAAAAATGGTTGGAAGCGAAAAAGGTGTTATATTAATTATCACAAATTGTAAGTCATCTCTTAATTAAGATATCATTGCTTTTTTCTGATAGCtataattcttcattataCTCCTTCGATCGATATACAGAGTATTGATAATGTGATATTATATTCTAGATACAGGAGATAATCTCCATTTCGGTTTAGCTAGACTTATGGCTCAATCTGCTGGTGTTAAGAATGTTGAGCTCGTTGTAGTTGGAGACGATGTTTCTGTACCTAGATCAAGAGGTAAATATCTAGGTAGAAGGTGTTTGGCAGGTATAACTTTAGGTAAGTCGAATGTTTTTCTAATGTACAATTCAGTGAAGCTGATAGAACATGGATTGTTAGTTTGTAAGATAATGGGAGCTGGATCTGAGGCGGATATGCCTTTCGAACAATTAGTACCTCTTGGAAgatctttatcttcaaatacaGCTTCAATAGCTGTTGCATTGGATCATTGTCATGTTCCTGGTAGAAGCGGTGATGGAGAATGGcatattgatgaaggtaGATGTGAAATTGGTTTAGGATTGCATAACGAGACAGTGAGTCTTTTTTTGTGTTTTTAACTCTTTTTACCCCAATCGAGTctaaatttcttttgttgatcTATAGGGAGTTTTCAATATTGCTCAACCTGGTCCAGAAGAATTGATAACTAAATTACTTGACTTACTTCTCAAACAAGATGATCCCGAACGATCATTCGTTAAATTTAAGGACGGAGATGAGTTGGTATTGCTAGTTAACAACATGGGAGCTATGAGTGAATTGGAGATGGGCGCTGTAGTTGATGAGGTTTTGGTTCAGCTTGGTAAGTCCATCATTTTCCAATGTAGAGTGATATAGCTCATTCCGTTGTGGGACTGCGAAAGACATTCATACTGATTCCTCTTCGTGCAGAATCTCGAAATATCATACCCGTTCGAATTTTACAAGGTCCATTTATGGGTTCAATGAATATGCCAGGGATATCATTATCGTTACTCAATTTGACCAATGTAGCAGATGAACATTCTTTCGTTTCTACTTCAGAATTACTAGAATTCCTTGATGCTCCTCATAATTCTCCAGCATGGCCAGCTACTGCTCAACGATATCCACTTCCAGAAACTCTGAGGAATAGGAAAAGAACTGATGCATTTACCGAAgtggaagaggagaaagaagaagtttaTACAGGAGGTGCCAAATTGATTGGTAAGTACAAGTATAATACCAATAGATTTACAGTTcaagaattgattttgatgaggCTTAAATAGTTGATGCTAAATCTATACGAGAAACTCTTAAAATTGCTGCTGAGGAAGTTTTGGCTTTAGAACCTCAATTAACCAAGTGGGATACCGTAAGTTATTTTTTGACTCTTTGTTCAAGAAGGGGTTATCGTCATCGTATTGACTAACAAGACTTATTACTTTTCCGCAGATTGTAGGTGATGGTGATTGTGGAGAAACTTGTGCATTAGGTGCAAAAGGTGTATTAGAAGCACTCAATAAAGGATTAGGATCAAATGGAGATTtagttgaattatttagAACTTTAACTCaagtaattgatgattcaaTGGGTGGTACTTTAGGTgcaatattttcaatttttttagcAGGATTAACAACTTCTCTAATTAAATCAGTTGAAATTaatccaaatttaaaagttgatgaaaagTTTTTTGGTGAAATTACAAATGAAGCTCTTGAAATTTTACAACAACGTACAAATGCAAGAATTGGACATAGAACAGTAATGGATTCTTTAATTCCTTTTgttaattctttaaaacaattgaaaGGTTTAAATGAATCTGTTGAAAATTGTATAAAAGGTGGTGAAAGtacaattaaattagaagCAAAAATGGGTAGAGCAGCATATGCAGGAACAGGTTCAGAAAGAGGTGTAATGCCTCCTGATCCTGGAGCTATGGCTTTTGTTCAAGTTATTAAAGCTATAGGTAAAGTTTTCGgaaattaataattattctatttcattttatatcaattctttGTGTAATTGGGATTTGGAACTAGTTTCTCGAGTAGACGATGTAAATGCATTTCAATGATTCGATATCCAGTATTGACTATTGCATGAACACAAGGCTTTCAAGTCGGAGTACGCAGCTTCTCGGTCTGCGTCAACACTGCGCGACGAGACATCATCAATCAGTAATCGGACATGTGTGCCATCCACCAAGAAAACAAGATTCTATACATGCGTACAACTATCACAAGGCAAACATAAATTTACGCTTTATTTTGTCCAATGCTGCGACATCAATCTTTGAACAGTCATCAAAGCTTGATATCTAACATCGGCGTTCTCGTGACCCATAAGCTCCATCACTTTAGTCTTACcattgaaattatcaattgtCCTACCATGATACATGATATTAGCTGGGGTCTATGGAGATCCTAGCAACTCCCAATCATCACAAGTGAAACCTACCTCTTTGACTTGTCACCACCCCATTTGACGAATTGCCCAATATCATGTAAAGCTACAGCCAATACTACAGGATCTTTCGAGGTAGTCAGAAGCTCCACCAATCGTCTACATGCACTCGTATACATAAGCTCGAATCCGAGTGTCCAGTCATTGTTCGCAGAAAAATTAGCTTACCTTATAGCTTTACCATCTGCCTCTTGGCCGATTCTCAACCCATTCTCTTTCCAAAAGTCTTCAGTCTCATGTGCGGGTGACCAGACTAAATGACCTGACTCGAGTTCTGAAACGTACTCGTCATATGTACTGATATTAAATACgattatcagctttcaCGAGCGACATCAAACCGCAGCTCGTCACTGTGTGGAGGACTCACCTTAGGCCTTCCAGCCTAGATTGCAgctcatctttcaaataatcCAAATCCTCTACTATCTCTTCGTCTGACCATTTTCGGGATTGAAGCGAGACCACGAAGGGTAAGAGTTTAGTGACGAACATTGAAGGCAAGTTTTGGCTTGGCGCTATAGCCAGCAGATTCTGTACATGCAATAGTGTTTCAGCTATTTCGCTCCCAATGACGGATTGGATGACAAGATGGCTAAACTCACACGTAAAGTAGCTACGACAACTCTCTGAACTTTCTCCTTAACGGCAGCTTTGGCTACATTCGTCAATACAGCTACTATATCGTACTTTTTATCTAAACCTTCTGCTGCCGATTTTTCGAATGACAATTGCCATAAACTGGATATTGCCCAATATTGCGTTTGAGGATTAGGGTTTGTTTTGAGCGATTTAACGAGTCTTAGagattatcatcaacatcagtATATGAATCTTTGACATCCATCCTCCTACTTCCCTTGTCATGTGAGAATCACGCACCCAGAAATAcaattatcttcttcccatACAGCCTGTCTGAATTGCTTTCTTCCCAAGACAGCACTAAGGACTTGGGCAGCCACTTCCCACAATGGTTGTCTGGTACCATTTAGCAAACCTTGAAGCGAGGCAAGGAGAATTGGTACAAGGGTTTTAGGGAAAGGTTTAGGGTCAGTCCTGTATTGCAAGTATAAGCTGTTTTGCCCTAGAAGGATCGGCAAGTTGCGAGCTTACGATATAAGTAACGCTAAGATCCTTAGTGAGCCCAGAACGGCGAATTCCTCTTCCATAGACAGACACTTGATCAAAGGTCCATATGGATCTTCGGTGTTTTCACCGGAAAACAGATTATGATATAGggataaagttgaagaatcgGTTTGCAACATATCATTGATTGAAACCAAGACAGCTTGAACTGTATCTACCCTTTGCAGTTTCCTCAAAAGATCAATGTAAAGTTTAGCATATTGTGCACCTTGAGTCGCAAATACCGTTGAACGTTGTCCTTGAGGCTATGATCCATTTATCTCAATCAGCCGGATTCCCTAAAAGCTAAGAAACACGTTTTATCTGGGGCTGAAGAAACATACGAGCTTGTTAAGTGACTTCAAAAGCGACAATTCATCGGCTGATAGTAGTTTGGCTCTCTGGTACCCCTAAATATAGACTACAATCAGTATCTACAGGAGATCAAGATCACACTTGAGCCCTTTAAGGCCGAACTCACCTCCCATGGTACAGGttttgaattgatcttgTTACATTGATCGTCCAGATATGGGGAGAAGAATGGAGGTGGTATAGGAGCAACAGCGGCGGTCATTGTTCGACTGATGTAGATCTGCCTTGGCTGACACTGAGATAGAGAGTCAATGACTAGTATTATACAGAATATGCAAGAGGTCAAGAAAGGAATGGGATATATCCTGTTCAATCTCATGTTGCGCATTAGCCCAAGTAAAGTACTGTTACTCGTCATTCAATGACATATTACGTAAGTCTGATACGAGCTCTTACTCCCACGTGCCGGACTGATTTCAACCTCTTCGCCACCGTAACATCGTCCTCATGTATTTCTGTTACTCAATAATGGCTTTTctcatctttatcaacttATAGGCCGACGCACAAGAGGTGAGGAAGGATATCAGGATGACCCAACCCATTTCATTCACTGTCAGACCGCCCACTTCTGCACCGCATCGCCCGTCTCCTTTAGGTAATGGAGGTTCTAGAGGAGCACCTTCAAGAAGGTTGTTTGAACTGAACGGacatgatgaagacgaGGACGAGGACGAGGATCATCAAAGTAGTAGCAGAAGTCGGAGTAATCGGCCGAAGGAGGAGAGGATAGATGGGTATAGAAATGGCAAGGCGTTAGGGTACGTTCGTGCTTCATCTGTAAATCATAGCCTACTGATGGAAAAGCTAATGCGTAAATCCGGATATAGCGGTGAAAAGCCAGCTGGACCATTGGTGATCCCTTCTCTACCCAACAGAGACTGGCGAGCTTCTTCAAGTCGTACACCTTCATATCGACCTGAAACACGAGATCTCAACGAAGTCATTGAAACTCACGAAAGGACCGGAGATGGTCCTCAGCGGTCCGGTCTAAGGAAAAAGAACGATCCTACAAATTACAATGATCCTTATGATAAAATTAAGCAAGAACCATCAGACAGTACTATCTCAATCACCGAAGCAGTCAAGCAAGAGtatgttgaagaagatataaaaCCTATTATTTCTCaagaatcagaagatgTCAAGAAGCAAACTTTGGAAGAACAAGCTTTACAAGCTATTTTAAGTGGAGATGTCAAGGTAGAAAGTGATGAAGAGAGATTACGAAGAGAACTTATCATCGTAGGATCAAATGCAttaagtgaagaagaagcgtTAAAACGAGATATAGatgaattacctgaagTAGTGAGTAATTTCGAAAGAGCAATGATTTAATACTTGAGGAATTGATCATCCATTTGAGATCGCAGTCAACAGCAGAAGATTACGCTGCTATACCTGTTTCAGCATTTGGTGAGGCAATGGCAAGAGGAATGGGTTGGaatccaaaatcaaatgatggTACTAAAATACATGAACCTAAATTACGTCCTGCTTtattaggtttaggtgCAACTGCTTTAGAAAAACCTTTACCACCAAGTAGGAATGGCTCATCATCAGGAAGTAATAAAAAACCAAAGATAAATAAGAAAGATAGTATGAGAATTAATCTTGGtgaatcaatcatcaagcGCGAAAGTTCGgaaattccttcttctagcGGTACAAATACAAGAGAAAGTAGTAGAAGAGCAAGTCCTGAATCAGACTTTAGTTCAAGTTCAAAAAGGCGTagagatcaagatgaacaTCGAGATCGAGATGGTAAGAGATATgagactgaagaagaaagagcaaGGCGAAAAGCTAGAGCAAGGGAAAGAGGGAGAGAATATGAGACCGAGGAAGAGAGAGCTAGGAGAAAAGccaaagagaaagaaaggaatttTGAAACGGATGAAGAGAGGGCAAAGAGGAAAGCGAAAGAGAGAGAAGGAAGGGAAAAATATGATGGGGATCGTGAAAGGGAACGAAGTGACAAGTATGATAGAGATAGGAGGGACGATCGGGATAGGGATAGGAGGGATAGGCATGATCGAGATGGAGATAGGAGACGTGATAGATAAATCAGTCAAGACTGcattttgtattttatATAGAAAGTACAATGTCATTGACACATCAAATTGTCTTGTACCCAATCTCTTTGCGCTAGAGTGATTGGATATATGTATACATAACATCTACCTGCTGATCTAGTTATA
This region includes:
- a CDS encoding ribose 5-phosphate isomerase, with protein sequence MSRIKLLDSSFRRETNGYVTSLSQPPYTIVLACDDAGHEYKSALKDLLESDKRVKGVIDVGVHKNDEGKIEKTAYPHVAVDAARKIINGEANRGLLVCGTGMGVAISANKVPGIRASVAHDSFSVERLIKSNNAQILCLGQRVIGIELAKKLVKEWLDHTFDPESASNEKVKNIHDYDGFEYEAVPGGCS
- a CDS encoding dihydroxyacetone kinase, encoding MTDRHIFPDHTTLVFRSLKGLVAANPYLNLIPSLKVVYRADHDSSKVSLICGGGSGHEPGTVGFVGKGLLSASVAGDVFASPSARQVNAAIKMVGSEKGVILIITNYTGDNLHFGLARLMAQSAGVKNVELVVVGDDVSVPRSRGKYLGRRCLAGITLVCKIMGAGSEADMPFEQLVPLGRSLSSNTASIAVALDHCHVPGRSGDGEWHIDEGRCEIGLGLHNETGVFNIAQPGPEELITKLLDLLLKQDDPERSFVKFKDGDELVLLVNNMGAMSELEMGAVVDEVLVQLESRNIIPVRILQGPFMGSMNMPGISLSLLNLTNVADEHSFVSTSELLEFLDAPHNSPAWPATAQRYPLPETLRNRKRTDAFTEVEEEKEEVYTGGAKLIVDAKSIRETLKIAAEEVLALEPQLTKWDTIVGDGDCGETCALGAKGVLEALNKGLGSNGDLVELFRTLTQVIDDSMGGTLGAIFSIFLAGLTTSLIKSVEINPNLKVDEKFFGEITNEALEILQQRTNARIGHRTVMDSLIPFVNSLKQLKGLNESVENCIKGGESTIKLEAKMGRAAYAGTGSERGVMPPDPGAMAFVQVIKAIGKVFGN